GAGGAGCCAGCGGCCGCACCTGTGGAAGCTGAGCCGGAGACAACATCAGATGCTCCGGCTGCGGAGGAAACCGAAGTTTCCATAGCCGAAGCTCCGGCTGAAGTCGATACCAAAGAAGTGGTAGAAGAAGAAGCGAAGGCTGCTGAGGAAGCGGAGAAAGCAACGGAGGAGGTAAAGGATGAGACCCCGGAGGTGCAGACAGAAACAGTTACAGAGGAGGCCAAAGTAGAGACCGAGGAACCCGCGGTGGAGGAGAAACCAGCTGAGGAGGAAAAGGGAGATGAAAAAGCTGATGAGATTCCTGTTGAGAAAGTTGAAGAATAGAGCGACCAATACCATACGTAAGGTGGCAAATGCTTAAAGGAGCTTCTTTTTTCTATAGTTGGCGGAGTCATACTACTATTATTTATGATTACTATGTAGGATGTGGGATGATGAgggctttctttttctttaatggttgtTTCTCTGCTTTGGGGTTTGATATTTAGTATTGAACTTGCTTTTGGGTCCAGGGGTCAACATGCCGATGGAAGAAACTATGGGTTTTCCATTTTGAAGTGGTATggatgtatgtatgtatgtgtatgtgtatgtgcATGCATCATGCACGTATGGTTTTCGGTCCCAAGAGAGTCTATATGATGAGTTTGATATCGGTGTGATGAGGTGTGATCTCCATATTtgcataataaatatttatttttgtttaatcaTTTGCCTCGTTAAATTCTTTTCACTCCCTGTCTCCAAGTACTACTTCTTTCCTCGGTGTTcttattttaaatctcttcaatcttttttttgttaaaattatcaAGTTCTTCTCTCCAAGGACCCCGGCTAGGTAGATGGTGGCGATTGAGGACTAGTTAGCTGATGGTTCCCTGTCGCCACCATGCTGGCCCCTTTCCCACACTTTCACCACGATATGAAGAGGCCCTTTTCGGAGtaacaaatttttaaacttgtttaCCATTGCCATCTTGATGGTATTTGTCAAATCGAAATTCACAAACATATTTTTACGTTCATGGATCCATATAACATCACAAATAAACAAGTTAGATTgtgcaattaaaaataaacctGAGACATGCAAAGAAAGAACACTATTTAGAGGCTGTTCTGTGAG
This genomic stretch from Gossypium raimondii isolate GPD5lz chromosome 6, ASM2569854v1, whole genome shotgun sequence harbors:
- the LOC105771707 gene encoding major latex allergen Hev b 5, which encodes MASVEVQSAATTLPENETTPEVTKVEETPKEEPAAAPVEAEPETTSDAPAAEETEVSIAEAPAEVDTKEVVEEEAKAAEEAEKATEEVKDETPEVQTETVTEEAKVETEEPAVEEKPAEEEKGDEKADEIPVEKVEE